ACCAAATTCTGTCCATTTTCCAGAGTTAataattcttttgtttcttgtgCAGGGTTGGTTACCAAATGGCTCTCTTGAGTAGACAGTTTGGTTTATCTTTGACCCATCTAAGCAGTGCAGTGATCCACCGACAGTTCAGGTAACTTtcaaattttgcttttgttttcttcagaatGCTTCATGATTGAAAGAGATGCTTTTAAGTAGATCAAGAATAAGATACAGCATTTGTAATTCAAAAGgataatataataaaaaaaaatctcacagttgTCCATTCATAGGTTGAAAAGTGAGCCCAGACACTCCATTTTCAGGTTCCAGGCAGTCTGAACTCTGCATTGTCATATGTGTGTAAGGAGGCTTTTAGGCCTTTGACAGCAATGCACGGGCCTGCAAGTAGAAGTTGAAAGTGTCTGTTTCTCATGCAAGTgcaaaaaaacaacagcaagccCCTGCTGATGCAGAGCCAATTACAGTGCTTAAAATTATTCAAGAGTTTATCATTTAAGttatttagaataaaaataatctaaaaaagTACGTTCTCATACTTTACCAGTGTCtattttgctatttttcttttgtttcttgttcCAGGCTCTAGGTATTTAGTTTTAAATTTATGGACTTCATATTTTACAATGCCTTGCACAAAGCTTAAAACTTAATCCCACAGCACACTCTGCCACTATGGGGAATCTCTATAACGCTTTGAAGGGTCAGGTCTTTAGTTTAAAGGATGAGAATAGTCATTCCCAGGACTGTGGTCTAGAGAGGGGATTAGGACAATGCTCAGGGGTAGGTTGTGTGATAGTCCTTGGAGCTATCTTGAGAAGGTATCCAGGTCTTCCTGGCTTTCTCTTTAAGTGGGCTGCATGAGAGCATTGGCCATTATACATTTAAAGCATATATAGGTGacagtgggagggagggaggtgaaGTCCAATCCATAGAGGTGAGCAGGACTTCAAAAGTCTTAATGGGGAGACCTTTCCTTTGTGGGATATTGCTCCAAGACTGTGGcaggaatgaagaaaaaagggaaagaaaaagttctCCCAGTGTAGTTATTCTTGTCTAGTGGTTCCTGGACAGTCACATTTATATCTGTTTGCTACTGCTGTATTGTACACTTGGTCCCACCAAGgttttccctgctccttcctgtGACAGCACTTCCCTTTTTTCAGCCTCCTCTCTTCTGCCTTCCCTGTTGTGCAGCCACAGATGGTGAGCAGAGGAGAGAGTGTGTGGTGTATCACAGTCTCTGccaggggatgggatgggagaggGTGGCTGCTTGCAGAGATTGGTGACTTctaagagagagaggaaagctgAAGTAGGCCTCTACTGTGGGAAACAGGTCTTGAAAGGCAGTGCTTGACCTCTGGAGTTGTTGGACTAATGCAGACTGACTCTGCTAGCCTTCACTGCATGTGAAAATACCTGCTTCAACTGATGTCCATCCACCCCACGTTTGGTGTGCATGCTCATCTTTTAAGTAACTTTGCAAGTACAGGTCCTTCCTCTTCAAGAAGGGATGATGGTCCCTATTTACCTTACATGCTTCTGTTCTAAAAAACAAGATGCATGGTTAGGTTGCTTCCATATGCTGTCACTGAATAGTTCAGCTGGCAGCAGGTTGgccttcctgcagctctggccagcATGTTTCTAGTATCTCACTGCAAAGCAGTTTAGCAGCAGAAAggaccttcctgcttttccaatgGTCTGTGCTTGGGTGTCCTTTGAAGACAAGCAACAAATCACTTGAGTTTGAGCTCACTGAATAAAAGAATAATGGTTTCTGTAAGGGAGTATGTTCCTGCTGTTCTCAAGTATATTCAGAGTCAGACCTAACAACTTAATGTTGTGCAGTTTATTTATGTTGTTTCTTACTCCCACAAAGCAAACATACAGAAGAGACTCTGTCTCTCCGGGTTCCTTCCCCATGGGGAAGGTGGTGATCTCTTAGATTCTAGTTGGGGACAGCTTAGCACAACCACAGCAAGACCTCAGAGGTCTTACTGAGCGCAAAATAAACTGGGAGACTCACAGACTTCACTGAAAGGAAGGTTGGTCATAAAAGTCCTTAGTGCTGGGGACTGTGTGTGAGACTGAAAGAGCCTGACTTGAGCCTTAGCTTCCTGCAGGCTGTTTGAAACAGAAGCAAGTGCATTTTTTTGCTTGTAGATTGAAGTTGGATCATCTGCAGTTGCTAAAAAGCCCATGAAATGCAAGCCACTCTTCATGCCATCTTTTAGCTGTGTTTTGGAGCAGAAAGGTAGTTTTATGTTTGACATATAGTGAAGAGTGTGCAAAGCCCAAAGTAGCATGTGGCTTTCAAAGAGCATATTGAATGCAGTCAGTGTGTCACCCATATGGTATGTATTTGTTGCTGGCACCTTCCGAGTGGTTTGTGTAATGACAAGATTCTGTGCCAGGTTTGCCTTTGCTCCCCAAGGATTATTGAGGAGTTCTGTCTCTCATTCTTCTCCTGTCTTTTGGTAGCATCACTGGAGCATGCCAAGCAATACAGAAACTAACCCGTGTGCGAGTGGTGGACAACAGCACCTTGGGGAACACACCGTACCACCGGCCACCAAAATGTATCCATGTGTATAACAAGACTGGAGTTGGCAAAGTCGGAGATAAGATCCTTCTGGCTatcaaaggagaaaagaagaaggcTTTAATTGTAGGGCACAAGATGCCTGGCCCCACCATGACGCCTAGATTTGATTCCAACAATGTGGTACTCATAGAAGATAATGGAAATCCAGTAGGGACTAGAATAAAAACACCAATACCCTATACACTACGAAGAAGAGAAGGCGAGTTCTCCAAAGTATTGGCCATTGCCCGCAACTTTGTATGAATGTTAAGAGAGGTCTTCAGCAATCCTTTTATATCCTTTCATACAGTAGCTGTTCCCTGGTCCTTTTCCAGAAACTGGTGAAACATGAAAAAGTTGATGTTCATCAAGAATCTCTCCTCCCTTTTAAGAATTTCAAGCAACTAATTTAAATATagaaatagtttctttttctccaaaagAAGGTTGATTTATTTCACAGAGCATCTGCAGTATGTTTGAGAAATGGTCCTTCACCCTTACTCCTCCTCTGGTGTTAATCTGGTCTGTCATCATTAAAATGAGAACATGAAAATCTTTGTCCTGTATTGCGTATGCTCTCTTTGCCCTATTTCAGCCTTTCCCAGTTCCCCAGAAGCAAGACTCAGTCCCTGGCCAAATGACACTGGGGTCTACAAAATGGATTCACAAGTAATAGAGTAGGAGAGAGACACAATGAGCTGTGGGTGCCTTGGGCACATTCAGTAAAAAGTCTAATTTCTGTCTTTGCCTAGGAGAAGTATTTAGGAGCATTTAGAATCAGGAGGACATGGTGCCCTGCAACTTCAGTGGTGTGTGCTTGAACAGGGCATACCAGAGATTGGGAAGCAGAAGTAGGGAGGGGAGGTGAAGGGGAAGGTGAGATGCATCCTATGCTCTCCACCTCACTAACCTCCAAAAATTGTGTTGTCTGATTAATGTAAGGGCTGGGTTCAGATTGAAAGATCCACGGACTTGCTGTGGATCCACTTGGATTGCTTCTTGGGACCATCATTGGACATCATCCTTGGTGGGCTGTTGGTGAGGCTGGCTGTTGTCCAGTTTCCTAAGCTTAGGCACAGCAATGGCAAATGCTACTGTGTTGCTTTCAGGACCAGTTGGGATCCAGGAGCCAAAGAGCTGCTTTTCTATGGAGCTGAGCAGAGAAAATTGGTGCTCATGGCCGGTGAAGGGACATCAGTGCAGAGCACTGCTAGAcatagcagtgctggggaagaggGTGCAAGGGGTGCAGTCAGCAGGAGTCTGCCCAGCTTCAggcccttcagccaattcctcACAGGTCTGGTGGCAGTGGTGGCTGGCTGCTCCTTGCCCTTCTGCCTCCGCTTCCGGTTAGGCTGGGAAAGCGCCTTGCTTTGGCTCTGCATTGCCTCAATGTGAAGATCTAAAGAATGCAGT
This Aphelocoma coerulescens isolate FSJ_1873_10779 chromosome 3, UR_Acoe_1.0, whole genome shotgun sequence DNA region includes the following protein-coding sequences:
- the MRPL14 gene encoding large ribosomal subunit protein uL14m; this translates as MALLSRQFGLSLTHLSSAVIHRQFSITGACQAIQKLTRVRVVDNSTLGNTPYHRPPKCIHVYNKTGVGKVGDKILLAIKGEKKKALIVGHKMPGPTMTPRFDSNNVVLIEDNGNPVGTRIKTPIPYTLRRREGEFSKVLAIARNFV